A portion of the Natronococcus sp. AD-5 genome contains these proteins:
- a CDS encoding DMT family transporter — MSRYRNVALFLVLAAVWGSSFVAISAGLEHFPPVLFAALRYDVAGAVMLAYAIYAVDHWRPAGRGEWATVAVGAVLLIAAYHVFLFVGQQHTTAAAAAVLVSLSPVLTTGFARALVPSDALSAVGVVGVFVGLFGVAVVVQPDPSNLFATASVAKFLVFCAAAAFALGSVLTRRIDASLPIETMEAWSMLGGALLMHLVSLGFGESIEPTAWAHPEAIGALAYLALAASAFGFLLYFDLLERLGAVEINMVSYVAPVFTAIVGWLYLGEVVDATTVAGFALIAAGFVLVKRRALRREVAAVGRRRSGQ; from the coding sequence GTGAGCCGATACCGAAACGTCGCACTCTTTCTCGTTCTCGCAGCCGTCTGGGGGAGTTCGTTCGTCGCGATCAGCGCGGGGCTCGAGCACTTTCCGCCCGTGTTGTTCGCCGCGCTTCGATACGACGTCGCGGGCGCGGTGATGCTCGCGTACGCGATATACGCCGTCGATCACTGGCGACCCGCGGGGCGGGGCGAGTGGGCGACGGTCGCCGTCGGCGCCGTCCTGTTGATCGCGGCCTACCACGTGTTCCTGTTCGTCGGACAGCAGCACACGACCGCGGCGGCGGCCGCCGTGCTGGTGAGCCTCTCGCCCGTCCTGACCACCGGATTCGCGCGGGCGCTGGTCCCCTCGGACGCGCTCTCAGCCGTCGGCGTCGTCGGCGTCTTCGTCGGGCTGTTCGGGGTCGCCGTCGTCGTCCAGCCCGACCCGTCGAACCTGTTCGCGACGGCGTCCGTCGCGAAGTTCCTCGTCTTCTGTGCGGCGGCGGCGTTCGCGCTCGGGAGCGTCCTCACGCGACGCATCGACGCGTCGCTCCCGATCGAGACGATGGAGGCATGGTCGATGCTCGGCGGCGCCCTCCTGATGCACCTGGTGAGCCTCGGATTCGGCGAGTCGATCGAGCCGACGGCCTGGGCCCATCCCGAGGCGATCGGCGCGCTGGCGTACCTGGCGCTGGCCGCGAGCGCGTTCGGCTTCTTGCTCTACTTCGACCTGCTCGAGCGACTCGGCGCGGTGGAGATCAACATGGTCTCCTACGTCGCCCCCGTCTTTACGGCGATCGTCGGTTGGCTCTACCTCGGCGAGGTCGTCGACGCGACGACGGTCGCGGGCTTCGCGTTGATCGCGGCCGGATTCGTCCTCGTCAAACGCCGCGCGCTCCGTCGGGAGGTCGCCGCCGTCGGGCGCCGTCGCTCCGGTCAGTGA
- a CDS encoding glycosyltransferase family 2 protein: MSDNTTVGVVTYDRSEHVDRLLEHLVSQQSAPDEVIVINNGADNETKNVVESHTNRFARKSIDLRHRPRPDDTSLQRGRNDAIESSSGDIICFLDDDVVPRKTWLEGIERGYEWDDSAVAVGGPAPITDEELTLQYDVVSPSANQNYINEFGEHRQITYKWIPPAPVRTDFLVGANMSFKVDVLEEIGGFDPSYEGHPQFEELDVMAKLWKRGETIVYHPRALAYHINASREESERVSYWYGRNSLRFRRNNFPETYPRSLFRLLIKPEYGTPVWRHIKSAILRDDSASRWRLRGYLDELFLDQFDGSFGNELSASYAEDT, from the coding sequence ATGTCAGATAACACGACAGTCGGCGTGGTGACGTACGATCGATCCGAACACGTTGATCGGTTGTTAGAACACCTCGTATCTCAGCAGTCCGCGCCCGACGAAGTGATCGTCATCAACAACGGCGCCGACAACGAAACGAAAAACGTCGTTGAGTCGCATACGAACCGCTTCGCTCGGAAGTCGATCGATCTTCGTCACCGCCCGAGGCCGGACGATACGAGCCTTCAGCGGGGACGAAACGACGCAATCGAGTCGTCGAGCGGTGATATCATCTGCTTCCTGGACGACGATGTCGTCCCTCGAAAAACGTGGTTGGAAGGGATCGAACGCGGGTACGAGTGGGACGATTCCGCGGTTGCTGTAGGCGGACCGGCCCCGATTACGGACGAGGAACTCACACTGCAGTACGACGTTGTGAGCCCATCGGCGAATCAGAACTACATCAACGAGTTCGGCGAGCACAGACAGATTACGTACAAATGGATTCCACCGGCCCCCGTGAGAACGGACTTTCTCGTCGGAGCCAACATGTCGTTCAAAGTCGACGTCCTCGAGGAGATCGGCGGTTTTGATCCATCGTACGAAGGACATCCGCAGTTCGAGGAACTGGACGTGATGGCGAAGTTGTGGAAACGCGGGGAAACGATCGTCTACCATCCTCGCGCGCTCGCGTATCACATAAACGCATCACGGGAAGAGAGCGAACGCGTGTCGTACTGGTACGGGCGAAACAGTTTGCGATTCCGACGGAACAATTTCCCCGAAACGTACCCTCGCTCGCTCTTCCGGTTGTTGATCAAACCGGAGTACGGGACGCCCGTGTGGCGGCACATCAAAAGCGCAATTTTACGCGATGACAGCGCCTCTCGGTGGCGATTACGAGGATACCTCGACGAGTTGTTCCTCGATCAGTTTGACGGATCGTTTGGTAACGAGTTGAGCGCATCATACGCCGAGGATACGTGA
- a CDS encoding CDC48 family AAA ATPase, whose product MNEVQLEVAKAYPNDSGRGIARLDPDTLLHLKLSPGDIIEIEGADTTAAKVWRADRQDWNTDTVRIDGFTRQNADVGIGERVTIRKAEATKADKLVLAPPEEASVQFGSDAAGMVKRQILKRPVVGRDIVPVMSSTNHPFMRSPGQAIPLIAVETEPEGVVLITEDTDVELREEPISGFEKTGGGITYEDIGGLQGEIQRVREMVELPMKHPQIFKKLGIEPPQGVLLHGPPGTGKTLLAKAVANETSASFFSIAGPEIISKYYGESEQQLREIFEDASEESPAIIFIDELDSIAPKREDVTGEVERRVVAQLLTMMDGLEARGQVIVIAATNRVDSVDPALRRPGRFDREIEIGVPDEVGREEILQIHTRGMPLSDDVNLAHLADETHGFVGADIESLTKEAAMKALRRYLPEIDLDEEDIPPSLIDRMIVKRQDFRGALNEVEPSAMREVLVELPKISWDDVGGLHDAKDQVKESVEWPLNNPERFDRLGIDPPSGVLLYGPPGTGKTLMAKAVANETNANFISVRGPQLLSKWVGESEKAIRQTFRKARQVSPTVVFFDELDALAPGRGGEVGSNVSERVVNQLLTELDGLEEMENVMVIGATNRPDMIDPALLRSGRFDRLVMIGEPDMEGRERILDIHTEGTPLAADVNLREVAEITDGYVGSDLESIAREAAIEALREDEKADVVEMRHFRQAMENVRPTITDDILDYYERIKEEFKGGSSGPDPTGRRGSRIGFQ is encoded by the coding sequence ATGAACGAAGTCCAACTGGAGGTTGCGAAGGCGTACCCGAACGACTCGGGTCGTGGTATCGCCCGACTCGACCCGGACACGCTGTTGCATTTGAAGCTCAGTCCGGGCGACATCATCGAGATCGAAGGTGCAGATACGACCGCCGCGAAGGTGTGGCGTGCTGACCGGCAGGACTGGAACACCGATACCGTCCGCATCGATGGATTCACCCGACAAAACGCCGACGTCGGTATCGGCGAACGGGTGACGATCCGGAAAGCCGAGGCGACGAAGGCGGACAAACTCGTCCTCGCGCCGCCGGAGGAGGCGTCGGTCCAGTTCGGCTCGGACGCCGCCGGCATGGTCAAACGCCAGATCCTGAAGCGGCCGGTCGTCGGCCGCGACATCGTCCCCGTGATGTCCTCGACGAACCATCCGTTCATGCGATCGCCGGGCCAGGCCATCCCGCTCATCGCGGTCGAAACCGAACCGGAGGGCGTCGTCCTCATCACCGAGGACACGGACGTCGAACTCCGCGAGGAGCCGATTTCCGGCTTCGAGAAGACCGGCGGCGGGATCACCTACGAGGACATCGGCGGCCTGCAGGGCGAAATCCAGCGCGTGCGCGAGATGGTGGAGTTGCCGATGAAGCACCCCCAGATCTTCAAGAAGCTGGGGATCGAGCCGCCACAGGGCGTCCTGTTACACGGGCCGCCCGGCACGGGGAAGACGCTGCTCGCCAAAGCCGTCGCCAACGAGACCTCCGCCAGCTTCTTCTCCATCGCCGGCCCCGAGATCATCTCGAAGTACTACGGGGAGTCCGAACAGCAGTTACGCGAGATCTTCGAGGACGCGAGCGAGGAGTCGCCCGCGATCATCTTCATCGACGAGCTCGACTCGATCGCGCCCAAGCGCGAGGACGTCACCGGCGAGGTCGAGCGCCGCGTCGTCGCTCAGCTGCTGACCATGATGGACGGCCTCGAGGCGCGCGGCCAGGTTATCGTCATCGCGGCGACCAACCGGGTCGACTCGGTCGACCCCGCGCTTCGCCGGCCGGGCCGGTTCGACCGCGAGATCGAGATCGGCGTCCCCGACGAGGTGGGTCGCGAGGAGATCCTCCAGATCCACACGCGGGGCATGCCGCTCTCGGACGACGTCAACCTCGCGCACCTGGCCGACGAGACCCACGGCTTCGTCGGCGCCGACATCGAGTCGCTGACGAAAGAAGCCGCGATGAAGGCGCTGCGGCGATACTTACCCGAGATCGATCTGGACGAGGAGGACATCCCGCCGAGCCTGATCGATCGGATGATCGTCAAGCGTCAGGACTTCCGCGGCGCGCTGAACGAGGTCGAACCCTCGGCGATGCGGGAGGTCCTCGTCGAACTGCCGAAGATCTCCTGGGACGACGTCGGCGGCCTGCACGACGCCAAGGATCAGGTCAAGGAGTCCGTCGAGTGGCCGCTGAACAACCCCGAGCGGTTCGACCGGCTCGGGATCGATCCGCCGTCGGGCGTCTTGCTGTACGGTCCGCCGGGGACCGGGAAGACGCTCATGGCCAAAGCCGTCGCCAACGAGACGAACGCGAACTTCATCTCGGTGCGCGGCCCGCAGTTGCTCTCGAAGTGGGTCGGCGAATCCGAGAAGGCCATCCGCCAGACCTTCCGCAAGGCGCGGCAGGTCTCGCCAACGGTGGTCTTCTTCGACGAGCTCGACGCGCTGGCGCCGGGCCGCGGCGGCGAGGTCGGCTCGAACGTCTCCGAGCGCGTCGTCAACCAGCTCCTGACCGAACTCGACGGGCTCGAGGAGATGGAGAACGTGATGGTCATCGGCGCGACGAACCGGCCGGACATGATCGATCCCGCCCTGCTGCGGTCGGGTCGGTTCGACCGGCTGGTCATGATCGGCGAACCCGACATGGAGGGGCGCGAACGCATCCTCGACATCCACACGGAGGGGACGCCGCTGGCCGCGGACGTCAACCTGCGCGAGGTCGCCGAGATCACGGACGGCTACGTCGGAAGCGACCTCGAGTCGATCGCTCGCGAGGCCGCCATCGAGGCGCTGCGCGAGGACGAGAAGGCCGACGTCGTCGAGATGCGCCACTTCAGACAGGCCATGGAGAACGTCCGGCCGACGATCACGGACGACATCCTCGACTACTACGAGCGGATCAAAGAGGAGTTCAAGGGCGGCTCGAGCGGCCCCGACCCGACCGGCCGCCGGGGCAGTCGGATCGGCTTCCAGTAA
- a CDS encoding NAD-dependent epimerase/dehydratase family protein: MTFETILLTGSSGMIGTALAERLRSEGYDVTGVDIAPNPWSDELDAATEIVDLREKSALKRLPSHFDAIIHLGAHARVHQLVERPELAMENMTMTFNLLEFARENGISNFLFASSREVYGNTNRIVYDESATYADTSESPYTASKIGGESMVTAYSQCYDMTATIVRFSNVYGRYDTADRVVPLFIARCHEDLDLTVYGANKVLDFTYIDDCIDGLYKIIEQQHKVENTTLNIASGQGTSLLELAEQVNDLTPGDSDVLVEPTRMGEVSRYVADIERAKRILDYDPQFSFSEGIDEAVTWYLERPSMLEQIPFS; this comes from the coding sequence ATGACCTTCGAAACCATTCTCCTCACGGGCAGTAGCGGGATGATAGGAACGGCGCTCGCCGAGCGGTTACGATCCGAGGGATACGACGTGACCGGGGTCGATATCGCGCCGAACCCCTGGTCCGACGAGCTCGACGCCGCGACCGAAATCGTCGATCTTCGCGAGAAGAGCGCCCTCAAACGATTGCCATCGCATTTCGACGCGATTATCCATCTCGGAGCGCACGCGCGCGTTCACCAACTCGTGGAACGCCCGGAACTCGCGATGGAAAACATGACGATGACGTTCAATCTTCTCGAGTTTGCCCGAGAGAACGGTATCTCGAATTTCCTCTTTGCTAGTTCGAGGGAAGTGTACGGGAACACCAATCGGATCGTTTACGACGAGTCGGCAACGTACGCTGACACCAGCGAGAGTCCGTATACGGCGAGTAAAATTGGCGGCGAGTCCATGGTCACCGCGTATAGCCAGTGTTACGACATGACGGCGACCATAGTGCGGTTCTCGAACGTATACGGACGATACGATACCGCGGATCGAGTCGTTCCGCTATTTATCGCTCGGTGTCACGAGGATCTCGATCTGACCGTCTACGGTGCGAACAAAGTACTCGACTTCACGTATATTGACGATTGCATCGACGGCCTCTACAAGATCATCGAACAACAGCACAAAGTAGAGAATACGACGCTAAATATCGCGTCCGGCCAGGGAACGTCACTGCTCGAACTGGCCGAGCAAGTAAACGACCTGACGCCGGGCGATTCGGACGTTCTCGTAGAGCCGACGAGAATGGGGGAAGTGAGCCGGTATGTTGCGGACATCGAAAGGGCGAAACGGATACTCGATTACGACCCTCAGTTCTCGTTTTCCGAGGGAATCGACGAAGCGGTGACTTGGTACTTGGAGCGTCCGTCCATGCTCGAACAGATTCCGTTCAGTTGA
- a CDS encoding ABC transporter ATP-binding protein, translating into MSSDRSEQPLVRVDDLQKYFWEQDSVIDRLLGAEPVPVRAVDGVSFEIREGETLGLVGESGCGKSTTGETLLRLQEPTDGRVEFDGANVYDLSGSELTGFRREAQVVFQDPFSSLDPRMTIGETVQQPLDVHEIGTENERRERVRNLVERVGLSADQLDRYPHEFSGGQRQRIGIARALALEPEFIVLDEPTSALDVSVQAQVLNLLDDLQTEFDLTYLLISHDLSVIRHVCDRVAVMYLGEVVEIGPVGELFEEPKHPYTQALLESVPRASTDERDRDRETLSGDVPSPRDPPSGCRFRTRCPRVIPPEELDVDQETYRELMTLRERVERRDISLETVGDDDRFDLEGDTVPEEDVPAFVEALKDRLLDADLPAAHEEIVERALSELAYGNWADAAERLRAEYESVCERQNPGLGNGGHPVACHLYGEAADRHEGAEPLQ; encoded by the coding sequence GTGAGCTCCGACCGATCGGAACAGCCCCTCGTTCGCGTCGACGACCTCCAGAAGTACTTCTGGGAGCAGGACTCAGTCATAGACCGGTTGCTGGGTGCGGAACCGGTGCCGGTACGGGCAGTCGACGGCGTCAGCTTCGAGATCAGAGAGGGAGAGACCCTCGGCTTGGTCGGGGAGTCCGGCTGTGGCAAGTCGACTACGGGCGAGACGCTCCTGCGACTTCAGGAGCCGACGGACGGTCGGGTCGAGTTCGATGGTGCCAACGTCTACGATCTCTCCGGCAGCGAACTCACCGGCTTCCGGCGGGAAGCGCAGGTCGTCTTCCAGGACCCGTTCTCGAGTCTCGATCCTCGGATGACGATCGGTGAAACCGTCCAGCAGCCGCTCGACGTCCACGAGATCGGAACCGAAAACGAACGACGCGAACGGGTACGAAACCTCGTAGAGCGCGTCGGCCTCTCGGCCGACCAGCTCGACCGCTACCCCCACGAGTTCTCCGGCGGGCAGCGCCAGCGCATCGGCATCGCCCGCGCGCTCGCGCTCGAGCCGGAGTTCATCGTGCTCGACGAGCCGACGTCGGCGCTCGACGTCTCGGTCCAGGCGCAGGTGCTGAACCTGCTCGACGACCTCCAGACGGAGTTCGATCTCACCTACCTGCTGATCAGCCACGACCTCTCCGTGATCCGCCACGTCTGCGACCGCGTCGCGGTGATGTACCTCGGCGAGGTCGTCGAGATTGGCCCCGTCGGGGAGCTCTTCGAGGAGCCGAAACACCCGTACACGCAGGCGCTGCTCGAGAGCGTTCCGCGCGCGTCGACCGACGAGCGCGACCGCGATCGGGAGACGCTCTCCGGCGACGTTCCTTCGCCGCGGGACCCGCCGAGCGGCTGCCGGTTCCGAACCCGGTGTCCGCGGGTCATCCCGCCCGAGGAACTCGACGTCGACCAGGAGACCTACCGCGAACTGATGACGCTGCGCGAGCGCGTCGAGCGCCGGGACATCTCGCTGGAGACGGTCGGCGACGACGATCGATTCGACCTCGAGGGCGACACCGTCCCCGAGGAGGACGTCCCCGCGTTCGTCGAGGCCCTGAAGGACCGGCTGCTCGACGCCGACCTGCCCGCGGCGCACGAGGAGATCGTCGAACGGGCGCTTTCGGAACTGGCGTACGGCAACTGGGCCGACGCCGCGGAACGGTTGCGCGCGGAGTACGAGAGCGTCTGTGAGCGGCAGAATCCCGGGCTCGGGAACGGGGGCCACCCGGTCGCCTGTCACCTCTACGGAGAAGCAGCCGACCGGCACGAGGGTGCGGAACCCCTGCAGTAA
- a CDS encoding ABC transporter ATP-binding protein, whose product MSATDTSDAGRTWREKGRALYRAATFQPAIASTVIALSVVAALLEGVGLSFIMPIVEVAQADAPTEEADGLLETFLLVYETLGIPFTLGYLVTGVAAVMTVRFTASFLVGWLGAAIQTKYVRYLQEEAFNKALEAEISYFDREGSDDILNAIVTQAEYAGSVVMHALRAIEQGLLAVIYLAIALFLAPLLTVIAAVFLGGMTILFKYVLDDGYSLGDKVAAAKEGIQSRAQAGTQGVREVKLFGMTDELQAGFNESAEQFEKNSIRVERNDSAITNYYQLMTAVSVFGLIYLALTFSSMTLAELGVFLFAMFKLGPKISNLNKYLYRIDSGLPHLIRTQGFIDELERSREPTNASRPVPASIDRVEFDDVRFRYDSNDETVLRDVSFELDLDEFVAFVGPSGAGKSTIASLLARMYEPGRGDVRANGVPIDEFDVQQWRSRVSIVRQDPHIFNDTLRRNVTVGKRNATRAEIERVCEIAQITEFLPELPDGYDTVLGDQGVKLSGGQRQRVAIARALLKEADLLILDEATSDLDTALERRVHEGIESMDRDYAMLVIAHRLSTVTNADRIYTMEGGEIVESGPHEELLSNSSTYSSLYSLQSQ is encoded by the coding sequence ATGTCCGCTACTGACACCTCTGACGCCGGCCGAACGTGGCGCGAAAAGGGACGCGCCCTGTATCGAGCGGCGACGTTTCAACCGGCGATCGCTAGCACAGTGATCGCGTTGAGCGTCGTCGCAGCACTGCTCGAGGGAGTCGGGCTAAGTTTCATCATGCCGATCGTGGAGGTCGCCCAGGCCGACGCGCCGACCGAAGAAGCCGACGGGCTACTCGAGACGTTCCTGCTGGTCTACGAAACGCTGGGGATCCCCTTCACGCTCGGGTATCTGGTGACCGGCGTTGCTGCGGTCATGACGGTTCGATTCACCGCGTCGTTCTTGGTCGGATGGCTGGGGGCTGCGATCCAGACGAAGTACGTGAGATACCTGCAAGAAGAGGCGTTCAACAAAGCGCTCGAGGCGGAGATTTCGTACTTCGATCGAGAGGGGTCCGACGACATACTGAACGCGATCGTCACGCAGGCGGAGTACGCGGGGAGTGTGGTTATGCACGCATTGCGGGCCATCGAACAGGGATTACTCGCCGTCATATACCTCGCTATCGCGCTCTTTCTCGCTCCGCTTTTGACGGTGATCGCTGCGGTGTTTCTCGGCGGCATGACGATCCTGTTCAAGTACGTACTCGACGACGGCTACTCCCTCGGCGATAAGGTGGCTGCTGCCAAAGAGGGGATTCAGTCTCGAGCGCAGGCGGGTACCCAAGGCGTGAGAGAGGTAAAACTCTTCGGAATGACCGACGAGCTTCAAGCCGGTTTTAACGAATCGGCGGAACAGTTCGAAAAGAACTCCATCAGGGTCGAACGAAACGACTCGGCGATAACGAATTATTACCAGCTGATGACGGCCGTATCCGTGTTCGGCCTGATATACCTCGCACTAACGTTCTCTTCGATGACTCTCGCTGAGCTCGGTGTCTTTCTGTTCGCGATGTTCAAACTCGGGCCGAAGATCAGCAACCTGAATAAGTACCTCTACCGTATCGATAGCGGACTCCCCCATCTCATTCGTACGCAGGGGTTCATCGACGAACTCGAACGAAGCCGTGAGCCGACGAACGCATCCCGACCGGTGCCAGCTTCGATCGATCGGGTCGAGTTCGACGACGTCCGGTTTCGTTACGACTCGAACGACGAAACGGTGCTCCGCGACGTTTCGTTCGAACTCGACCTGGACGAATTCGTCGCGTTCGTCGGCCCGTCGGGAGCGGGAAAGTCGACGATCGCGTCGTTACTCGCGAGAATGTACGAACCCGGTCGCGGAGACGTTCGAGCGAACGGTGTTCCGATCGACGAGTTCGACGTTCAGCAGTGGCGTTCGCGAGTAAGTATCGTCAGACAGGACCCCCACATTTTCAACGATACGCTCCGACGGAACGTAACCGTCGGGAAGCGAAACGCGACGCGAGCGGAGATCGAGCGAGTCTGTGAAATCGCGCAGATAACCGAGTTTCTTCCCGAGTTGCCGGACGGATACGATACCGTACTCGGCGACCAGGGAGTGAAACTATCGGGCGGGCAACGCCAGCGCGTCGCGATCGCTCGCGCCCTGTTGAAAGAGGCGGACCTGCTGATCTTGGACGAAGCGACGAGCGATCTGGATACGGCCCTCGAACGACGGGTTCACGAAGGGATCGAATCGATGGACCGAGACTACGCGATGCTGGTGATCGCACATCGGCTCTCGACGGTGACTAACGCCGACCGGATCTATACGATGGAAGGCGGTGAAATCGTGGAATCCGGGCCGCACGAGGAGTTGCTGTCGAACTCGAGTACGTACTCGTCGTTGTACTCGTTGCAGTCACAATAG
- the larC gene encoding nickel pincer cofactor biosynthesis protein LarC, which yields MRTLAFDGRMGASGDMILAALLDAGADPAALEPVTTALDLEYRIDETVKSGIAAASVDVILTDVDDERSADRERDPDADHDHHHDHDHDHAHECDHTHGEEDSHRAHDHDHTHDEGVRAEGHGPHRSYLEVREIVEGMGLESAIERDALAIFELLGEAEASVHGESLEEIHFHEVGADDAIADVVGAVSLVHDLEPERIVTTPLATGGGTVSMSHGEYPVPTPAVVEIARRADWPLRGGPVDAELLTPTGAAILGHLADGVESLPSLDLEDSGYGAGGYDLDPHPNVLRALVGDGGRELVKDDIAVLETNLDDATPEVLGGLQETLSGAGARDVSIVPATMKKSRPGHLVKVICKPEDRERVARKLAEETGTLGVRDAGATHRWIAEREFETVDLELDGETYEVTVKVASGADGAVYDASSEYDDAARIAREVDKPVREIVRRAEQAVLNDRTD from the coding sequence ATGCGAACACTCGCGTTCGACGGCCGAATGGGTGCGAGCGGCGACATGATCCTCGCCGCGTTGCTCGACGCCGGGGCCGACCCGGCGGCTCTCGAGCCCGTCACCACGGCGCTGGATCTCGAGTACCGGATCGACGAGACGGTCAAGAGCGGCATCGCGGCGGCGAGCGTCGACGTGATCTTGACCGATGTCGACGACGAGCGGTCGGCCGATCGCGAACGCGACCCCGACGCGGATCACGATCACCATCACGACCACGATCACGACCACGCGCACGAGTGCGATCACACTCACGGCGAAGAGGACTCCCACCGCGCGCACGACCACGATCACACCCACGACGAGGGCGTCCGCGCGGAGGGCCACGGTCCCCACCGCAGCTACCTCGAGGTCCGCGAGATCGTCGAAGGGATGGGCCTCGAGTCGGCGATCGAACGCGACGCGCTCGCGATCTTCGAGTTGCTGGGGGAGGCCGAAGCCAGCGTGCACGGCGAATCGCTCGAGGAGATCCACTTCCACGAGGTCGGCGCCGACGACGCGATCGCCGACGTCGTCGGCGCGGTCTCGCTGGTCCACGACCTCGAGCCCGAACGCATCGTGACGACCCCGCTCGCGACCGGCGGCGGAACCGTCTCGATGAGCCACGGGGAGTACCCTGTCCCGACGCCCGCGGTCGTCGAGATCGCCCGGCGGGCGGACTGGCCGCTCCGCGGCGGTCCGGTCGACGCGGAGTTACTGACGCCGACGGGGGCGGCGATTCTCGGCCACCTCGCCGACGGCGTCGAGTCGCTCCCGTCGCTCGACCTCGAGGACTCGGGCTACGGCGCCGGCGGCTACGACCTCGATCCGCACCCGAACGTGCTCCGGGCGCTGGTTGGGGACGGCGGGCGCGAACTCGTGAAAGACGACATCGCGGTGCTCGAGACGAACCTCGACGACGCGACGCCGGAGGTGCTCGGCGGTCTCCAAGAGACGCTCTCGGGCGCGGGCGCGCGAGACGTTTCGATCGTCCCGGCGACGATGAAGAAGTCCCGGCCCGGCCACCTCGTGAAGGTGATCTGCAAGCCGGAGGACCGCGAGCGCGTCGCGCGGAAACTGGCCGAGGAGACGGGAACGCTCGGCGTTCGCGACGCCGGCGCGACCCACCGCTGGATCGCCGAGCGGGAGTTCGAGACGGTCGACCTCGAACTCGACGGAGAAACGTACGAGGTGACCGTGAAGGTCGCCAGCGGCGCCGACGGTGCGGTCTACGACGCGAGTTCGGAGTACGACGACGCGGCGAGGATCGCACGGGAGGTTGACAAACCCGTTCGCGAGATCGTCCGGCGGGCGGAGCAGGCGGTCCTGAACGATCGGACGGACTGA
- a CDS encoding DUF7344 domain-containing protein — translation MKQTTPSRMEAACSLLAESERRYLLYQLAENRRGNLEEIVSQIAAWERDDHEESHESDLRQRLYVSLAHNHLPRLADYDIIDYDLRSGDVVLKEGFDDIRPVLEQFKQTEEKPEIRERPLL, via the coding sequence ATGAAGCAGACTACCCCCTCTCGTATGGAAGCCGCGTGTTCGCTGTTAGCTGAGTCTGAACGCAGATATCTGCTCTACCAACTCGCGGAAAACCGCCGCGGGAACCTCGAGGAGATCGTCTCGCAGATCGCCGCGTGGGAGCGGGACGACCACGAGGAATCGCACGAGTCCGACCTCCGGCAGCGCCTCTACGTCTCGCTCGCGCACAACCACCTGCCGCGGCTCGCGGATTACGACATCATCGACTACGACCTGCGCAGCGGGGACGTCGTGCTCAAGGAAGGGTTCGACGACATTCGACCGGTGCTCGAGCAGTTCAAGCAGACCGAGGAGAAGCCGGAAATTCGCGAGCGACCGTTGCTCTGA